In one Corallococcus sp. EGB genomic region, the following are encoded:
- a CDS encoding DUF3293 domain-containing protein: protein MSDGRRATLLAAFRATGYVVRPHPLVGGRKHVLRVGALHPALDAALTAHGLTTWAFITAWNPHAHRRPPRTNARLQQRLLALLEAWGHPAVSAVGVAEDRRWFEESLFVPGLPRDEALRIGRLFDQEAVLWGAVSGAAELVLCREGAGS, encoded by the coding sequence ATGAGTGACGGGCGGCGGGCCACGCTGCTCGCGGCCTTCCGGGCCACGGGCTACGTCGTGCGCCCGCACCCGCTCGTTGGAGGCCGCAAGCACGTGCTGCGCGTGGGCGCCTTGCATCCAGCGCTCGACGCCGCGCTCACCGCGCATGGCCTCACCACCTGGGCCTTCATCACCGCGTGGAATCCCCACGCGCATCGGCGTCCGCCTCGCACCAACGCGCGGCTCCAGCAGCGCCTGCTCGCGCTGCTCGAAGCGTGGGGACACCCCGCTGTCTCCGCGGTGGGCGTGGCGGAGGACCGGCGCTGGTTCGAGGAGAGCCTCTTCGTCCCCGGCCTGCCCCGCGACGAAGCGCTGCGCATCGGCCGCCTGTTCGACCAGGAGGCCGTGCTCTGGGGCGCCGTGAGCGGCGCCGCGGAGCTGGTGCTGTGCCGTGAGGGCGCCGGCTCCTGA
- a CDS encoding bifunctional UDP-sugar hydrolase/5'-nucleotidase encodes MQPSVPRRAREVARPSAFLLAGAFVTGLLLAFHGGCGNNECTNAFDCQEQNAAPEGQGWTCVDHVCKAVTFQPPPGNHDAGTGTEDAGTEDAGTGTGDGGTVALKLIAFNDFHGQLEPAAGSGGQIVQALLPDGGVDTNSRVNAGGAVYLARHIADLRAKNPNSIVVSAGDLIGATPLLSALFHDEPTIEAMNHIGLDLSAVGNHEFDEGGTELLRMQSGGCHPVDGCQDGTGFSGAKFKFLAANVATGPNSTLFPRYDVRTFQGVKVAFIGMTLEGTPNIVTPTGIRGLEFKDEVQTVNALVPELRSQGVNAIVVIVHEGGIPALDSLYNECKGITGPIVDIAAQLDPAVSVIVSGHTHNAYNCTLSGKLVTSAASVGRLVTDIDLTLDATSGQVVKAQAQNVIVTRTVAPDPEVAELITRYKGISSPLENRVIGWIEQTLTRSNIQTDPTGQSTMGFVIADAQLEATRPANLGGAQIAFMNPGGVRADLVRDPADPNDKGAVTYGEAFTVQPFGNSLVTLTLTGAQIERLLEQQWPNATTTRILLPSAGFSYAFSESAPVGSKVDPASIKLNGTVIDPAATYRVTVNSFLAPGGDGFSVLPEGTNPLGGAVDSDALEAYLARHSSEASPLPAPALDRITRLP; translated from the coding sequence ATGCAGCCTTCCGTCCCCCGCCGCGCGCGTGAAGTCGCGCGCCCCAGTGCCTTCCTCCTCGCCGGAGCCTTCGTCACCGGCCTGCTGCTCGCCTTCCACGGCGGCTGCGGCAACAACGAGTGCACCAACGCCTTCGACTGCCAGGAACAGAACGCCGCGCCGGAAGGCCAGGGCTGGACCTGCGTGGACCATGTCTGCAAGGCGGTCACCTTCCAGCCTCCGCCCGGCAACCACGACGCGGGCACCGGCACGGAGGACGCGGGCACGGAGGACGCGGGCACCGGCACCGGGGACGGCGGCACCGTCGCCTTGAAGCTCATCGCCTTCAATGACTTCCACGGGCAGTTGGAGCCCGCGGCCGGCAGTGGCGGACAGATTGTCCAGGCCCTGCTGCCGGACGGCGGCGTGGACACCAACAGCCGCGTGAACGCGGGCGGCGCGGTGTACCTCGCGCGCCACATCGCGGACCTGCGCGCGAAGAACCCGAACTCCATCGTGGTGTCCGCCGGTGACCTCATCGGCGCCACGCCGCTGCTGTCCGCGCTCTTCCACGACGAGCCCACCATCGAGGCCATGAACCACATCGGCCTGGACCTGAGCGCCGTGGGCAACCACGAGTTCGACGAGGGCGGCACGGAGCTCTTGCGCATGCAGTCCGGCGGCTGCCACCCGGTGGACGGCTGCCAGGACGGCACCGGCTTCTCCGGCGCGAAGTTCAAGTTCCTCGCGGCCAACGTCGCGACCGGCCCCAACAGCACCCTCTTCCCGCGCTACGACGTGCGCACCTTCCAGGGTGTGAAGGTCGCCTTCATCGGCATGACCCTGGAGGGCACGCCGAACATCGTCACGCCCACCGGCATCCGCGGCCTGGAGTTCAAGGACGAGGTGCAGACCGTCAACGCGCTCGTCCCGGAGCTGAGGTCGCAGGGCGTGAACGCCATCGTCGTCATCGTGCACGAGGGCGGCATCCCCGCCCTCGACTCGCTCTACAACGAGTGCAAGGGCATCACCGGCCCCATCGTGGACATCGCCGCGCAGCTGGACCCCGCCGTGAGCGTCATCGTCAGCGGCCACACGCACAACGCCTACAACTGCACGCTGAGCGGCAAGCTCGTCACCAGCGCCGCGTCGGTGGGCCGGCTCGTCACGGACATCGACCTGACGCTGGACGCCACCTCCGGCCAGGTCGTGAAGGCCCAGGCCCAGAACGTCATCGTCACCCGCACGGTGGCGCCCGACCCGGAAGTGGCGGAGCTCATCACCCGCTACAAGGGCATCAGCTCCCCGCTGGAGAACCGCGTCATCGGCTGGATTGAGCAGACGCTCACGCGCAGCAACATCCAGACGGACCCCACCGGCCAGTCCACCATGGGCTTCGTCATCGCGGACGCGCAGCTGGAGGCCACCCGGCCCGCGAACCTGGGCGGCGCCCAGATTGCCTTCATGAACCCGGGCGGCGTGCGCGCGGACCTGGTGCGCGACCCGGCCGACCCCAACGACAAGGGCGCCGTCACCTACGGCGAGGCCTTCACCGTGCAGCCCTTCGGCAACAGCCTGGTCACCCTGACGCTGACGGGCGCGCAGATCGAGCGCCTGCTGGAGCAGCAGTGGCCCAACGCCACCACCACCCGCATCCTCCTGCCGTCCGCGGGCTTCAGCTACGCGTTCAGCGAGTCCGCGCCCGTGGGCTCCAAGGTGGACCCCGCCAGCATCAAGCTCAACGGGACGGTCATCGACCCGGCCGCCACCTACCGCGTCACCGTGAACAGCTTCCTGGCTCCCGGCGGCGACGGCTTCAGCGTCCTGCCGGAGGGCACGAACCCGCTGGGCGGCGCGGTGGACTCGGACGCGCTGGAGGCGTACCTCGCCAGGCACAGCTCGGAGGCCTCGCCGTTGCCGGCCCCGGCGCTCGACCGCATCACCCGGCTGCCTTGA
- the clpP gene encoding ATP-dependent Clp endopeptidase proteolytic subunit ClpP → MNVPFVIETTHRGERAYDLYSRLLKDRIILLGTPINDDVANLIVAQLLFLESEDPDKGINLYINSPGGSVTAALAMYDTMQYVKCPVSTICIGQAASAGALLLLAGSKGKRYALPNSRIMIHQPLGGAQGQATDIDIQAKEILRLRTYLNGLFVKHTGHTIERIEKDTERDYFMSAEEARQYGLIDEVVERASGVPAPK, encoded by the coding sequence ATGAACGTCCCCTTCGTCATTGAGACCACGCACCGCGGCGAGCGGGCGTACGACCTCTACAGCCGTCTGCTCAAGGACCGCATCATCCTCCTGGGCACGCCCATCAACGACGATGTGGCCAACCTCATCGTCGCCCAGCTGCTGTTCCTGGAGTCCGAGGACCCGGACAAGGGCATCAACCTCTACATCAACTCGCCTGGTGGCTCCGTCACGGCGGCGCTCGCGATGTATGACACGATGCAGTACGTCAAGTGCCCGGTGTCCACCATCTGCATCGGCCAGGCGGCCTCCGCGGGCGCGCTGCTCCTGCTGGCGGGCTCCAAGGGCAAGCGCTACGCCCTGCCCAACAGCCGCATCATGATTCACCAGCCGCTCGGCGGCGCGCAGGGGCAGGCGACGGACATCGACATCCAGGCGAAGGAAATCCTCCGGCTGCGCACGTACCTCAACGGCCTGTTCGTGAAGCACACGGGCCACACCATCGAGCGCATCGAGAAGGACACCGAGCGCGACTACTTCATGAGCGCCGAGGAGGCCCGGCAGTACGGCCTCATCGACGAGGTCGTGGAGCGCGCCTCGGGCGTGCCGGCGCCCAAGTAG
- the fumC gene encoding class II fumarate hydratase gives MSSKNVRIEKDTFGPIEVPADRLWGAQTQRSRQNFAISSERMPLALVHALVLVKKAAALVNQENGSLSQEKAQAIVKAADEVLAGQHDEEFPLLVWQTGSGTQTNMNCNEVLANRASELLGGERGEGRKVHPNDDVNKGQSSNDVFPTAMSVAAVEAVVKHVLPELQALRDVLARKSQTFQSIVKIGRTHLQDATPLTLGQEFSGYVAQLDRAKGHIEAALPHMLELALGGTAVGTGLNAPPGYAERVAAEIAKLTGHAFVTAPNKFEALAANDALVQGHGALKGLAAVLFKVANDIRWLSSGPRSGIGEINIPENEPGSSIMPGKVNPTQSEALTMLSAQVMGNDVAISLGGASGNFELNVFKPLIIQNFLQSCRLLADGMRSFRLNCAVGIEPNLPRLQENLQRSLMLVTALNPHIGYDNAAKIAKTAHKQGKTLKEVAVELGLVTAEQFDQWVRPEKMTGNL, from the coding sequence GTGAGCTCGAAGAACGTTCGCATCGAGAAGGACACCTTTGGTCCCATCGAAGTCCCCGCCGACCGGCTCTGGGGCGCGCAGACCCAGCGCAGCCGCCAGAACTTCGCCATCTCCTCGGAGCGCATGCCGCTGGCGCTCGTGCACGCGCTGGTGCTGGTGAAGAAGGCCGCCGCGCTGGTGAATCAGGAGAACGGCTCGCTCTCCCAGGAGAAGGCCCAGGCCATCGTGAAGGCCGCGGACGAGGTGCTCGCCGGCCAGCACGACGAGGAGTTCCCCCTGCTGGTGTGGCAGACGGGCAGCGGCACCCAGACGAACATGAACTGCAACGAGGTGCTGGCCAACCGCGCCTCGGAGCTGTTGGGCGGCGAGCGCGGCGAGGGCCGCAAGGTCCACCCCAACGACGACGTCAACAAGGGCCAGAGCTCCAACGACGTCTTCCCCACCGCGATGAGCGTGGCCGCCGTGGAGGCCGTGGTGAAGCACGTGCTGCCGGAGCTTCAGGCCCTGCGCGACGTGCTGGCGCGAAAGTCCCAGACCTTCCAGTCCATCGTGAAGATTGGCCGCACGCACCTCCAGGACGCGACGCCGCTCACGCTGGGCCAGGAGTTCAGCGGCTACGTGGCGCAATTGGACCGCGCGAAGGGGCACATCGAGGCCGCGCTGCCGCACATGCTGGAGCTGGCGCTGGGCGGCACCGCCGTGGGCACCGGCCTCAACGCGCCCCCGGGCTACGCCGAGCGCGTGGCGGCGGAGATCGCGAAGCTCACCGGCCACGCCTTCGTCACCGCCCCCAACAAGTTCGAGGCGCTGGCCGCCAACGACGCGCTGGTGCAGGGGCACGGCGCGCTCAAGGGCCTGGCGGCGGTGCTGTTCAAGGTGGCCAATGACATCCGGTGGCTGTCGTCCGGGCCGCGCTCGGGCATTGGCGAAATCAACATCCCGGAGAACGAGCCGGGCAGCTCCATCATGCCGGGCAAGGTGAACCCCACGCAGAGCGAGGCGCTCACCATGCTGTCCGCCCAGGTGATGGGCAACGACGTGGCCATCTCCCTGGGCGGCGCGTCCGGCAACTTCGAGCTCAACGTCTTCAAGCCGCTCATCATCCAGAACTTCCTGCAGAGCTGCCGCCTGCTCGCGGACGGCATGCGCAGCTTCCGCCTGAACTGCGCGGTGGGCATCGAGCCGAACCTCCCGCGCCTCCAGGAGAACCTCCAGCGCAGCCTGATGCTCGTCACCGCGCTCAACCCGCACATCGGCTACGACAACGCGGCGAAGATCGCCAAGACGGCGCACAAGCAGGGCAAGACGCTGAAGGAGGTGGCGGTGGAGCTGGGGCTCGTCACCGCCGAGCAGTTCGACCAGTGGGTGCGCCCGGAGAAGATGACCGGGAACCTGTAG
- a CDS encoding MOSC domain-containing protein encodes MSTPGVIKALFLAQERGTPMRRVPEARAVEQHGFEGDRHQRRTVGHKRQLLLMDEAQREALDVPEGALKENVLVQGLPLDALPPGQRLALGDAVVVELTEPCVPCWKLDALRPGLLKESWGRRGQLARVLKAGTVQEGDPVRLLDVNPDAPRIIRPKLP; translated from the coding sequence GTGAGCACCCCGGGAGTCATCAAGGCCCTCTTCCTGGCCCAGGAGCGCGGCACGCCCATGCGCCGCGTCCCGGAGGCCCGCGCCGTGGAGCAGCACGGCTTCGAGGGCGACCGCCACCAGCGCAGGACCGTGGGCCACAAGCGCCAGCTCCTCCTCATGGATGAAGCCCAGCGCGAGGCGCTGGACGTGCCGGAAGGCGCGCTCAAGGAGAACGTGCTGGTGCAGGGGCTGCCCCTGGACGCGCTGCCGCCGGGGCAGCGGCTGGCGTTGGGGGACGCGGTGGTGGTGGAGCTGACCGAACCCTGCGTGCCCTGCTGGAAGCTGGACGCGCTGAGGCCCGGCCTCTTGAAGGAGAGCTGGGGCCGGAGGGGTCAGCTCGCGCGAGTGCTGAAGGCCGGCACCGTGCAGGAAGGCGACCCCGTGCGCCTGTTGGATGTGAATCCGGACGCGCCCCGCATCATCCGGCCCAAGCTGCCCTGA
- a CDS encoding PspC domain-containing protein has protein sequence MDVTTRCRACSRELSGEALRCPHCRARTVPMNRGEGRALLGVCAALARELGVEVSLVRVAFVLMLFASAGMGAALYLLLWAFVPAKPYGRAPLQGTLDWVSKVANTPVDDDTPRWEKRV, from the coding sequence ATGGACGTCACGACACGCTGCAGGGCTTGTTCGAGGGAGCTGTCCGGGGAGGCGCTGCGCTGCCCGCACTGCCGTGCGCGGACGGTGCCCATGAACCGGGGCGAGGGGCGGGCGCTGCTGGGCGTCTGCGCGGCGCTGGCCCGTGAGTTGGGCGTGGAGGTCTCGCTGGTGCGGGTGGCGTTCGTGCTGATGCTGTTCGCGTCCGCGGGGATGGGCGCGGCGCTCTACCTGCTGCTCTGGGCGTTCGTCCCGGCGAAGCCCTACGGCCGGGCTCCGCTGCAGGGGACGCTGGACTGGGTGTCCAAGGTCGCGAACACGCCGGTGGACGACGACACGCCCCGCTGGGAGAAGCGCGTCTGA
- the aceB gene encoding malate synthase A, which translates to MDARTTQKPPDFGPGVTVEGPWNPDYAEVLTQEAMAFVAKLARTFGERREALLERRKQVAQAWRKGERPHFLAETADIRKGDWTVSPVPADLQDRRVEITGPVDRKMIINALNSGASVFMADFEDANSPTWDNVVRGQLNLRDAVRKTISFTAENGKRYALNEKHAVLFVRPRGWHLPERHVRIDGKPISGSLFDFGLFFFHNAREQLQRGTGPYFYLPKMQSHLEARLWNDVFHLAQSELGIPRGTIKATVLIETLPAAFEMDEILHELREHSAGLNCGRWDYIFSFIKTLQSDPSVVLPDRGQVTMDKGFLNAYSQLLIQTCHRRGAHAMGGMAAFIPIKGDAAANDAVMAKVRADKLREAKNGHDGTWVAHPGLVPVAKEIFDAQMKGPNQVANKREDVRITEADLLKVPSGTRTEEGLRHNIRVGIQYTAAWLGGLGCVPLYNLMEDAATAEISRAQVWQWIHHGATLEDGRKVTPELFRTLLAEEMKRMDREGATERYGQAHMEKSRELFEQLSTAPVFEDFLTLPAYEALDPQS; encoded by the coding sequence ATGGACGCGCGCACCACCCAGAAGCCTCCCGACTTCGGCCCCGGCGTGACCGTGGAGGGGCCCTGGAACCCGGATTACGCGGAGGTGCTGACGCAGGAGGCCATGGCCTTCGTGGCGAAGCTGGCCCGCACCTTCGGTGAACGTCGGGAAGCACTGCTGGAGCGGCGCAAGCAGGTGGCGCAGGCCTGGCGCAAGGGCGAGCGCCCGCACTTCCTGGCGGAGACGGCGGACATCCGGAAGGGCGACTGGACCGTGTCCCCGGTGCCCGCGGACCTGCAGGACCGGCGCGTGGAGATCACCGGTCCGGTGGACCGCAAGATGATCATCAACGCGCTCAACTCCGGCGCCAGCGTCTTCATGGCGGACTTCGAGGACGCCAACAGCCCCACCTGGGACAACGTGGTGCGCGGCCAGCTGAACCTGCGCGACGCCGTGCGCAAGACCATCTCCTTCACGGCGGAGAACGGGAAGCGCTACGCGCTGAATGAGAAGCACGCCGTGCTCTTCGTGCGCCCGCGCGGCTGGCACCTGCCGGAGCGCCACGTGCGCATCGACGGCAAGCCCATCTCCGGCTCGCTCTTCGACTTCGGCCTGTTCTTCTTCCACAACGCGCGCGAGCAGCTCCAGCGCGGCACGGGCCCCTACTTCTACCTGCCCAAGATGCAGAGCCACCTGGAGGCCCGGCTGTGGAACGACGTGTTCCACCTGGCCCAGAGCGAGCTGGGCATCCCGCGCGGCACCATCAAGGCCACCGTCCTCATCGAGACGCTGCCCGCCGCGTTCGAGATGGACGAGATCCTCCACGAGCTGCGCGAGCACTCGGCCGGCCTCAACTGCGGCCGCTGGGACTACATCTTCAGCTTCATCAAGACGCTCCAGTCCGACCCGTCCGTGGTGCTGCCCGACCGGGGGCAGGTGACCATGGACAAGGGCTTCCTCAACGCATACTCGCAGCTGCTCATCCAGACCTGCCACCGCCGGGGCGCGCACGCCATGGGCGGCATGGCCGCCTTCATCCCCATCAAGGGGGACGCCGCCGCCAACGACGCGGTGATGGCCAAGGTCCGCGCGGACAAGCTGCGCGAGGCGAAGAACGGCCACGACGGCACCTGGGTCGCGCACCCGGGCCTCGTCCCCGTGGCGAAGGAGATCTTCGACGCGCAGATGAAGGGCCCCAACCAGGTGGCCAACAAGCGCGAGGACGTGCGCATCACCGAGGCGGACCTGCTCAAGGTGCCCTCCGGCACGCGCACGGAGGAGGGCCTGCGCCACAACATCCGCGTGGGCATCCAGTACACCGCCGCGTGGCTCGGCGGCCTGGGCTGCGTGCCCCTCTACAACCTGATGGAGGACGCGGCCACGGCGGAGATCTCCCGCGCCCAGGTGTGGCAGTGGATCCACCACGGCGCCACGCTGGAGGACGGCCGCAAGGTGACGCCGGAGCTGTTCCGCACGCTGCTCGCGGAAGAGATGAAGCGCATGGACCGCGAGGGCGCCACCGAGCGCTACGGCCAGGCGCACATGGAGAAGTCCCGCGAGCTCTTCGAGCAGCTGTCCACCGCGCCCGTCTTCGAGGACTTCCTCACCCTGCCGGCCTACGAGGCCCTCGACCCGCAGTCCTGA
- the aceA gene encoding isocitrate lyase produces MYDATPTTSDASPHAKLHAQRFEGIKRNYSDKDVEKLRGSIRVSHTLAEMGARRLWELLHTEDYINALGALTGNQAVQMVRAGLKAIYLSGWQVAADANSAGQMYPDQSLYPADSVPTVVKKINNALRRADQIDHAEGRKDRYWFAPIIADAEAGFGGPLNAYELMKGMIEAGAAGVHFEDQLASEKKCGHMGGKVLVPTSHFVRTLTAARLAADVMGVPTLLVARTDADSAKLLMSDADEYDHAFIDKAAGRTGEGFYRIKGGLECAIARGLAYAPYADLVWCETSTPDLAQAKAFAEGIRKQFPNKMLAYNCSPSFNWKKNLDDSTIAKFQRELGAMGYKFQFVTLAGFHALNFSMYELARQYKDRGMAAYSEMQQSEFGAEKHGYTATRHQREVGTGYFDQVAEVISGGCASTLALHESTEAHQF; encoded by the coding sequence ATGTACGACGCGACGCCGACCACTTCCGATGCCTCCCCCCACGCGAAGCTCCATGCGCAGCGCTTCGAGGGGATCAAGCGCAACTACTCCGACAAGGACGTGGAGAAGCTGCGCGGCTCCATCCGCGTGAGCCACACGCTGGCGGAGATGGGCGCCCGCCGCCTCTGGGAGCTGCTCCACACGGAGGACTACATCAACGCGCTGGGCGCCCTCACCGGCAACCAGGCCGTGCAGATGGTGCGCGCGGGCCTCAAGGCCATCTACCTGTCCGGCTGGCAGGTCGCCGCGGACGCGAACTCCGCCGGCCAGATGTACCCGGACCAGAGCCTCTACCCGGCGGACTCCGTCCCCACCGTGGTGAAGAAGATCAACAACGCCCTGCGCCGCGCGGATCAGATCGACCACGCGGAGGGCCGCAAGGACCGCTATTGGTTCGCGCCCATCATCGCGGACGCGGAGGCCGGCTTCGGCGGTCCGCTCAACGCCTATGAGCTGATGAAGGGCATGATTGAAGCGGGCGCCGCGGGCGTGCACTTCGAGGACCAGCTGGCCAGCGAGAAGAAGTGCGGCCACATGGGCGGCAAGGTGCTGGTGCCCACCAGCCACTTCGTGCGCACGCTGACGGCGGCGCGCCTGGCGGCGGACGTGATGGGCGTGCCCACGCTGCTCGTCGCCCGCACGGACGCGGACAGCGCCAAGCTGCTGATGAGCGACGCGGACGAGTACGACCACGCCTTCATCGACAAGGCGGCGGGCCGCACGGGCGAGGGCTTCTACCGCATCAAGGGCGGCCTGGAGTGCGCCATCGCGCGCGGCCTCGCCTACGCCCCGTACGCGGACCTGGTGTGGTGCGAGACCAGCACCCCGGACCTCGCGCAGGCCAAGGCCTTCGCGGAGGGCATCCGCAAGCAGTTCCCCAACAAGATGCTCGCGTACAACTGCTCGCCGTCCTTCAACTGGAAGAAGAACCTGGACGACAGCACCATCGCGAAGTTCCAGCGCGAGCTGGGCGCCATGGGCTACAAGTTCCAGTTCGTCACCCTCGCGGGCTTCCACGCGCTGAACTTCTCCATGTACGAGCTGGCCCGTCAGTACAAGGACCGCGGCATGGCGGCCTACAGCGAGATGCAGCAGTCCGAGTTCGGCGCGGAGAAGCACGGCTACACCGCCACGCGCCACCAGCGCGAGGTGGGCACCGGCTACTTCGACCAGGTGGCCGAGGTGATCTCCGGCGGCTGCGCCAGCACCCTGGCCCTGCACGAGTCCACCGAGGCCCACCAGTTCTAG